The following proteins are encoded in a genomic region of Pseudoxanthomonas suwonensis 11-1:
- a CDS encoding malonic semialdehyde reductase — protein MSQPLNDAALDQLFRSARTYNAFSGEISDDTLRQLYDLLKLGPTAANTTPARFVFVRSPEAKAKLGPALSEGNFAKTMSAPVTVIIGRDLDFHEKLPYLFPHVDAKSWFEGPREGREQPSLLNMSLQAAYLILAARSLGLDTGPMSGFDHAKVDELFFAGTTIRSEILVNLGHGDPASLYPRSPRLSFDEAARIV, from the coding sequence ATGAGCCAACCGTTGAACGATGCCGCCCTCGACCAGCTGTTCCGCAGTGCCCGTACCTACAACGCCTTCTCCGGCGAGATCAGCGACGACACCCTGCGCCAGCTCTACGACCTGCTGAAGCTCGGCCCGACCGCGGCCAACACCACGCCGGCGCGGTTCGTCTTCGTACGCTCGCCCGAAGCCAAGGCCAAGCTGGGGCCGGCGCTGTCCGAGGGCAACTTCGCCAAGACCATGTCGGCGCCGGTGACGGTGATCATCGGCCGCGACCTCGACTTCCACGAGAAGCTGCCGTACCTGTTCCCGCACGTGGACGCGAAGTCCTGGTTCGAGGGCCCGCGCGAAGGCCGCGAACAGCCCTCGCTGCTGAACATGTCGCTGCAGGCCGCCTACCTGATCCTGGCCGCGCGCTCGCTGGGCCTGGATACCGGCCCGATGAGCGGCTTCGACCATGCCAAGGTGGACGAGCTGTTCTTCGCTGGCACCACTATCAGGTCCGAAATCCTGGTCAACCTCGGCCACGGCGATCCTGCCAGCCTGTACCCGCGTTCCCCGCGACTGTCCTTCGACGAAGCCGCGCGCATCGTCTGA
- a CDS encoding mitochondrial fission ELM1 family protein — MERNAPQLAWLLTDGNAGNLRQAEALAGALGLDSPRLPELEPRAPWRWLAPRRLPGARHAFGPGLARELVRGPPPALAIGCGRQGALAGRLARERGARAVQILDPRIDSRHWDLVVVPEHDRLRGGNVLTLLGSLNPVDDAWLERARQQFRALFSLPQPRTALLLGGPTRQAPWTLDMLDVTLEALRAQVRGEGGSLLATVSRRTPAEVSAPLHAALRGIPGMAWDGGGANPYPGLLACADRIVCTPDSVNMLSEACATRVPVHVVAPGLARGRSAVFLGALLERGRVRPLDAGFEPFAATPLRETARVAAEVRRRLDL; from the coding sequence ATGGAACGGAACGCGCCCCAACTGGCCTGGCTGCTCACTGACGGGAACGCTGGCAACCTGCGCCAGGCCGAAGCGCTGGCCGGTGCGCTGGGCCTGGACTCGCCACGCCTGCCCGAGCTGGAACCGCGCGCGCCCTGGCGCTGGCTGGCGCCCCGCCGGCTGCCGGGCGCGCGCCACGCCTTCGGCCCGGGACTGGCCCGGGAACTGGTCCGCGGCCCGCCGCCGGCGCTGGCCATCGGCTGCGGCCGCCAGGGCGCGCTGGCCGGCCGCCTGGCCCGCGAACGCGGCGCGCGCGCGGTGCAGATCCTCGATCCGCGCATCGACAGCCGCCACTGGGACCTGGTCGTGGTGCCCGAGCACGACCGCCTGCGTGGCGGCAACGTGCTGACCCTGCTGGGTAGCCTCAATCCGGTGGACGACGCCTGGCTGGAACGGGCACGGCAGCAGTTCCGTGCCCTGTTCTCGCTACCCCAACCGCGCACCGCCCTGCTGCTGGGCGGCCCCACCCGCCAGGCACCGTGGACGCTGGACATGCTGGACGTGACCCTGGAAGCGTTGCGCGCGCAGGTACGCGGGGAGGGCGGCAGCCTGCTGGCCACGGTCTCGCGGCGCACCCCGGCGGAGGTCTCGGCGCCGCTGCATGCGGCCCTGCGCGGGATACCGGGCATGGCCTGGGACGGCGGCGGCGCCAATCCCTATCCGGGCCTGCTGGCCTGCGCCGACCGCATCGTCTGCACCCCGGACTCGGTGAACATGCTTTCCGAGGCCTGCGCCACCCGCGTGCCGGTGCATGTGGTCGCGCCCGGACTGGCACGCGGCCGTAGCGCGGTTTTCCTGGGCGCGCTGCTCGAGCGCGGCCGGGTGCGCCCACTGGACGCCGGCTTCGAACCGTTCGCGGCCACGCCGCTGCGCGAGACCGCCAGGGTCGCCGCCGAGGTGCGGCGGCGCCTGGATCTCTAG